From the genome of Yersinia enterocolitica, one region includes:
- a CDS encoding L-sorbose 1-phosphate reductase, with translation MKTKVAAIYGKQDVRLREFELPPISDDELLVSVISDSVCLSTYKAALLGSEHKRVPGDVAQHPAITGHECAGVIVEVGKNLATRYRAGERFVLQPAMGLPSGYSAGYSYEYFGGNATYMIIPKLAIDLGCVLPYHGNYFAAASLAEPMCCIIGAYHASYHTTQYVYEHRMGIKPGGNLALLACAGPMGMGAIDYAINGDIKPARVVVVDIDEVRLARAEQLLPRKQAADKGIELIYINSSKLDNPIDTLRQLTGNQGFDDVFVYAAVPAVIELGDDLLAEDGCLNFFAGPTDKHFKVLFNFYHVHYSSTHIVGTSGGSTGDMEEALTLSAQRRIQPSFMITHIGGLDAVPETVLNLPHIPGGKKLIYNGITMPLTAIDDFAERGKTDPLFAQLAELVAETHGVWNEKAEHYLLAHFNVDIGVESENTGI, from the coding sequence ATGAAAACGAAAGTGGCTGCAATATACGGTAAGCAAGATGTCCGCCTACGTGAGTTTGAATTACCCCCGATCAGCGATGACGAATTACTGGTTAGCGTCATTTCCGACAGCGTCTGCCTGTCGACTTACAAAGCAGCTTTGCTGGGTAGTGAGCACAAACGAGTACCGGGTGATGTGGCGCAACACCCTGCCATTACTGGCCATGAATGTGCGGGGGTCATTGTTGAAGTCGGTAAGAATTTAGCCACCCGCTATCGTGCTGGTGAACGTTTTGTGTTGCAACCTGCGATGGGGCTACCCAGTGGCTATTCAGCAGGTTACAGCTACGAATATTTTGGCGGTAACGCCACCTACATGATTATTCCCAAGCTGGCTATTGATCTCGGCTGTGTACTGCCTTATCACGGCAACTATTTTGCCGCCGCATCGCTGGCTGAACCGATGTGTTGCATTATTGGAGCCTATCACGCCAGTTATCACACCACACAATATGTTTATGAACACCGCATGGGCATTAAGCCCGGCGGTAATCTGGCCCTATTGGCTTGTGCCGGGCCAATGGGAATGGGGGCTATCGATTATGCCATCAACGGTGATATCAAACCGGCCCGCGTGGTGGTGGTAGATATAGATGAAGTCCGTCTGGCTCGTGCTGAGCAACTACTACCAAGAAAACAGGCAGCAGATAAAGGTATCGAACTGATTTACATCAACAGCAGCAAGCTAGATAACCCCATCGATACATTACGTCAACTCACGGGGAATCAGGGTTTTGATGATGTATTTGTCTACGCAGCTGTGCCAGCAGTCATTGAATTGGGTGATGATTTGCTGGCAGAAGATGGTTGCCTGAACTTCTTTGCCGGCCCGACAGATAAGCACTTTAAAGTGCTGTTTAACTTCTATCACGTCCACTACTCCAGTACGCATATTGTCGGTACTTCTGGTGGCTCTACCGGTGACATGGAAGAGGCACTTACGCTTTCTGCCCAGCGACGCATACAACCCTCTTTTATGATTACTCATATTGGCGGTCTGGATGCTGTACCTGAAACGGTGCTCAACCTCCCCCATATACCGGGTGGCAAGAAACTGATTTATAACGGCATTACCATGCCCCTCACCGCCATTGACGATTTTGCCGAACGAGGTAAAACGGATCCATTATTTGCGCAATTAGCCGAACTGGTCGCCGAAACTCATGGGGTCTGGAATGAAAAAGCAGAACACTATCTGTTAGCGCACTTTAACGTGGATATCGGAGTCGAGAGTGAAAACACTGGCATATGA
- a CDS encoding ethanolamine ammonia-lyase subunit EutC, whose amino-acid sequence MSGNEIINGVLHRNSWAVLRQFTAARIALGRTGASLPTEELLKFGLAHAQARDAVHQPFISEDLANQLADSGLQTLTVNSAAPDRATYLRRPDLGRKLSSQSREQLCAWPDKQADILLVIGDGLSSKAVHRQAIPLVMALRPYLQTLGLSLAPIVLAHQSRVALGDDAGECLQAKAVVMLIGERPGLSSPDSLGVYMTWGPNTRRLESERNCISNIRPEGLDYPQAAFKLAWLLEQSFQRHLSGVQLKDESDNSALHGRVRPIYPLIT is encoded by the coding sequence ATGAGCGGAAATGAGATAATAAACGGGGTGTTACATCGCAATTCGTGGGCGGTTTTGCGCCAGTTCACGGCGGCGCGTATTGCTCTTGGCCGTACAGGAGCAAGCTTACCTACTGAAGAGCTGTTGAAATTTGGTTTGGCACATGCGCAGGCACGGGATGCCGTGCACCAGCCTTTTATCAGCGAGGATCTTGCTAATCAACTGGCAGATTCAGGATTACAGACACTTACCGTCAACAGTGCCGCGCCGGATCGTGCAACTTATCTGCGCCGCCCGGATCTTGGCCGAAAGCTATCGTCGCAAAGCCGTGAACAGTTGTGTGCATGGCCTGATAAGCAAGCCGATATTCTGTTAGTTATTGGTGACGGTCTGTCATCGAAAGCGGTACACCGGCAGGCAATTCCTTTGGTGATGGCCTTACGACCTTATTTGCAAACGCTCGGCTTATCACTGGCCCCGATAGTGTTGGCTCATCAATCACGGGTAGCATTAGGGGATGATGCAGGGGAGTGTTTACAAGCCAAAGCGGTTGTCATGTTGATTGGTGAAAGGCCGGGGCTTTCTTCCCCGGATAGTTTGGGGGTTTATATGACTTGGGGGCCGAACACGCGGCGGTTGGAGTCCGAGCGCAATTGTATTTCTAATATCCGGCCAGAGGGTTTGGATTATCCTCAGGCGGCTTTTAAGTTAGCCTGGTTGTTGGAGCAATCTTTCCAACGGCATTTATCGGGGGTGCAGCTTAAGGATGAAAGCGATAACTCGGCCTTGCACGGGCGGGTAAGGCCAATTTACCCACTGATAACATGA
- the cmtB gene encoding PTS mannitol transporter subunit IIA (TolM; with CmtA (IIBC), CmtB possibly forms the mannitol-like permease component of the cryptic mannitol phosphotransferase system, which phosphorylates and transports various carbohydrates and polyhydric alcohols in Escherichia coli; cytoplasmic protein), with amino-acid sequence MQALIDFFPENSIAIYPSAEHWEHAIDLSMASLIDNHAVKPEYSQAIKDATREIGPYYILAPEIAMPHARPENGVNHTALSLTLLRKGVIFDADSEPVKLLIGLAAKDADSHIYAIQALSEMFCDDESITSLLNAANTENIKDILKRY; translated from the coding sequence ATGCAGGCGCTTATCGATTTCTTTCCTGAAAATAGTATTGCGATATATCCTTCCGCCGAGCATTGGGAACACGCTATTGATTTATCAATGGCAAGCCTAATCGATAATCATGCGGTTAAACCTGAATATAGTCAGGCGATCAAAGATGCCACCCGTGAGATAGGGCCTTATTATATTTTGGCACCAGAAATAGCTATGCCGCATGCCCGCCCTGAAAATGGCGTGAACCACACCGCACTCAGCCTGACATTGCTGCGTAAAGGCGTGATTTTCGACGCTGACAGTGAACCGGTAAAATTACTAATAGGCCTGGCAGCAAAAGATGCGGACTCCCATATTTATGCTATTCAGGCATTAAGTGAAATGTTCTGTGACGATGAATCTATTACATCATTACTGAATGCTGCCAACACCGAAAATATAAAAGATATCCTTAAGCGTTATTAA
- the glpX gene encoding fructose-bisphosphatase class II, which translates to MKTLAYDIFRTTEQAAMAAWPLLGCGNKNLIDGVAVSAMREALNQMTMQGSIVIGEGEIDHAPMLYIGEQLGAGGPPVDIAVDPIEGTRMVAMGQANALAVIAFAPRGMLLHAPDMYMRKLVVGAQAKGSIDLRRSLAENLRCVAAKLNKPLNTLRMITLDKPRHQQAIEQANALGVKVYAIADGDVAASLMTCLSNGQVDVMYCIGGAPEGVISACAIRALGGDMQAELIDFCQAKGESVTNRDIALTEHQRCQQMGVNLNQVYSLTELVRSGQIIFSATGITQGDIVTGIKEKNGGQLQTQTLLINGLDNTCNIINSLHYR; encoded by the coding sequence GTGAAAACACTGGCATATGATATTTTCCGCACCACCGAACAAGCAGCAATGGCGGCCTGGCCACTGCTCGGCTGCGGTAACAAAAACCTTATTGATGGCGTTGCCGTCAGCGCCATGCGCGAGGCCTTAAATCAGATGACGATGCAAGGAAGCATTGTTATCGGAGAAGGCGAAATTGACCATGCGCCGATGCTGTATATTGGCGAACAACTCGGTGCCGGTGGACCACCTGTTGATATTGCTGTTGATCCTATTGAAGGTACCCGCATGGTCGCGATGGGGCAAGCCAATGCGCTGGCTGTGATTGCTTTTGCCCCACGAGGGATGTTGTTACATGCGCCTGATATGTATATGCGAAAATTAGTGGTAGGTGCACAAGCCAAAGGTTCCATTGACTTGCGCCGTTCACTGGCAGAAAACCTGCGCTGTGTGGCGGCTAAGTTAAACAAACCTTTAAATACGTTACGCATGATTACCCTCGACAAACCGCGCCATCAGCAGGCTATCGAACAGGCCAATGCACTCGGTGTTAAAGTTTATGCTATTGCGGACGGCGATGTGGCCGCCAGCCTGATGACCTGCTTATCCAACGGGCAGGTCGATGTGATGTATTGCATCGGCGGCGCACCTGAAGGCGTTATCTCGGCCTGTGCCATTCGTGCTTTGGGCGGCGATATGCAAGCTGAATTGATCGACTTTTGTCAGGCCAAAGGGGAAAGCGTGACGAATCGGGATATTGCCCTCACGGAGCACCAACGCTGCCAGCAAATGGGGGTTAACCTTAATCAGGTCTATTCTCTGACCGAATTGGTGCGCTCCGGGCAGATTATTTTTTCCGCAACCGGCATCACTCAGGGTGATATCGTCACCGGTATTAAGGAAAAAAATGGGGGCCAACTTCAAACCCAAACACTTTTGATTAACGGGCTGGATAACACCTGTAATATCATCAACTCCCTCCACTATCGATAA
- the eat gene encoding ethanolamine permease: MSQAKQAPELKRTLGSFQLWGIAVGLVISGEYFGWSYGWAQAGTLGFLFTALGVAAMYTAFIFSFTELTTAIPHAGGPFAYAHRAFGPTGGFIAGLATLIEFVFAPPAIAMAIGAYINVQFPAVDPKWVAVGAYLIFMSLNILGVSIAATFELLVTILAIFELLVFMGVVAPGFEISNFVRGGWAGADTFSIGSLSGIFAAIPFAIWFFLAIEGASMAAEEAKEPQRTIPRAFIGGILTLVLLALGVMVFAGGVGDWTKLSNINDPLPQAMKIIVGSDSGWLHMLVWLGLFGLIASFHGIIMGYSRQIFALARAGYLPKPLAKVNRRFRTPHLAILAGGVVGIGAIFSDSLIIIGGMPLTANIVTMSVFGAIVMYIISMLSLFKLRQTEPRLTRPFSAPFYPFAPALALVLAVVCLIAMIYYNPLLALIFAGMMLVGYIYFRLTHRSRATAAFDPQLSAAE; the protein is encoded by the coding sequence ATGTCACAGGCGAAACAAGCACCGGAATTAAAACGTACGTTGGGCAGTTTTCAATTATGGGGTATTGCCGTCGGGTTGGTGATTTCCGGCGAATATTTTGGTTGGAGCTACGGATGGGCGCAAGCGGGGACCTTAGGGTTCCTGTTTACTGCTCTGGGTGTGGCCGCGATGTACACGGCATTTATTTTTAGTTTTACCGAATTAACCACCGCTATTCCTCATGCCGGAGGGCCGTTTGCTTACGCTCACCGCGCTTTTGGCCCAACGGGTGGCTTTATTGCTGGTCTTGCGACGTTGATTGAGTTTGTATTTGCTCCTCCCGCCATTGCCATGGCAATTGGTGCCTATATTAATGTTCAATTCCCAGCAGTTGACCCAAAGTGGGTGGCGGTTGGGGCCTATCTGATATTTATGTCATTGAATATTCTGGGTGTCAGTATTGCTGCAACCTTCGAACTGTTGGTGACGATATTGGCCATTTTTGAGTTGCTGGTATTTATGGGCGTGGTCGCACCAGGCTTTGAAATCAGTAACTTTGTCAGAGGCGGTTGGGCTGGCGCGGATACATTCAGTATCGGGTCATTATCGGGGATTTTTGCCGCTATTCCCTTTGCTATCTGGTTCTTTTTGGCGATTGAAGGGGCTTCGATGGCTGCAGAGGAAGCAAAAGAGCCACAACGTACCATTCCGCGCGCCTTTATTGGCGGTATTTTGACCTTAGTGCTACTGGCATTAGGTGTGATGGTATTTGCCGGTGGGGTGGGCGACTGGACTAAGCTATCTAATATCAACGACCCACTGCCACAAGCAATGAAAATTATCGTTGGCAGCGACAGCGGTTGGTTACACATGCTGGTATGGCTTGGGCTGTTTGGTCTGATAGCCTCGTTCCATGGCATCATTATGGGCTATTCCCGCCAGATTTTTGCCTTGGCCCGCGCCGGTTATTTACCTAAGCCGCTGGCCAAAGTAAACCGCCGTTTCCGTACCCCACACCTGGCTATTTTGGCTGGTGGTGTTGTCGGGATTGGTGCTATTTTTTCTGACTCGTTGATTATTATTGGCGGCATGCCACTGACGGCAAATATTGTCACTATGTCGGTGTTTGGTGCCATCGTGATGTATATCATCTCAATGTTGTCATTATTCAAACTGCGACAAACAGAGCCACGCCTGACTCGCCCATTCTCCGCGCCGTTCTATCCGTTTGCGCCAGCATTGGCGTTAGTTTTGGCGGTTGTCTGTCTGATTGCGATGATCTATTACAACCCGCTGCTGGCTCTGATATTCGCTGGAATGATGTTGGTCGGTTATATTTATTTTCGTCTTACCCACCGTTCACGCGCTACTGCCGCATTTGATCCACAGCTCAGTGCTGCCGAGTGA
- a CDS encoding ethanolamine ammonia-lyase subunit EutB (with EutC catalyzes the formation of acetaldehyde and ammonia from ethanolamine): MYQTTLSHRSYHFGDLRDLMAKASPARSGDYLAGVAAESAEERMAARMTLADLPLKTFLQQMLIPYEQDEVTRLIIDSHDPQAFAPIAHLTVGDFRDWLLSEQADSVTLAQVSAGITPEMAAAVSKIMRNQDLILVAKKCRVITRFRNTIGLAGHLSVRLQPNHPTDSLPGIAASMLDGLLYGSGDAVIGINPASDSLPLLEKLNYMLDDVISRFEIPTQSCVLTHVTNTIKLIERGAPVDLVFQSIAGSEAANAGFGINLALLEEAHCAALSLKRGTVGDNVMYFETGQGSCLSGNAHFGVDQQTCEARAYAIARRFSPLLTNTVVGFIGPEYLYDGKQIIRAGLEDHFCGKLLGVPLGCDVCYTNHAEADQDDMDTLLTLLGTAGLTFMMGVPGADDIMLNYQSTSFHDALYIRQLLGLKHAPEFGLWLEKMNIMDAQGRLRDTAANHPLLAQLPPMGAF, from the coding sequence ATGTACCAGACAACACTGAGCCATCGTAGTTACCACTTTGGCGATTTACGCGATTTGATGGCTAAAGCTTCACCGGCACGTTCGGGCGATTATCTGGCGGGCGTTGCGGCAGAAAGTGCTGAAGAACGCATGGCTGCCCGTATGACGCTGGCAGATCTGCCGCTAAAAACGTTTTTACAGCAAATGCTGATTCCTTATGAGCAGGATGAAGTCACACGGCTGATTATTGATAGCCACGACCCGCAGGCTTTTGCGCCAATAGCGCATCTGACCGTCGGCGATTTTCGTGACTGGTTACTCAGCGAGCAGGCCGACAGTGTGACGCTAGCGCAAGTCAGTGCTGGTATCACCCCAGAAATGGCCGCCGCGGTAAGTAAAATAATGCGTAATCAGGATTTGATTCTGGTGGCGAAAAAATGCCGTGTTATTACCCGATTCCGTAACACTATTGGCCTTGCCGGCCACTTAAGTGTGCGGCTACAGCCCAATCACCCCACGGACAGTTTGCCGGGTATCGCCGCCAGCATGCTTGACGGCCTGCTGTATGGCAGCGGTGATGCTGTGATTGGCATCAATCCCGCCAGTGACAGCTTGCCATTGTTAGAAAAACTTAATTATATGCTGGATGACGTGATAAGTCGCTTTGAGATCCCCACTCAATCCTGCGTATTAACGCATGTTACTAACACGATTAAGTTGATTGAACGCGGAGCACCGGTTGATTTAGTGTTCCAGTCTATCGCGGGCAGTGAAGCTGCAAATGCCGGTTTTGGCATCAATCTGGCTTTGTTGGAAGAAGCACACTGTGCGGCATTGAGCCTCAAGCGAGGCACTGTCGGTGACAATGTGATGTATTTTGAAACTGGGCAGGGCAGTTGTCTCTCCGGTAATGCTCATTTCGGGGTTGATCAACAAACCTGCGAAGCGCGTGCTTATGCGATTGCTCGCCGCTTCTCACCGTTACTGACTAATACTGTCGTCGGGTTTATCGGGCCAGAATATCTTTATGATGGTAAGCAGATTATCCGTGCCGGTTTGGAAGACCATTTCTGTGGCAAGTTACTGGGTGTCCCACTCGGTTGTGATGTCTGCTATACCAACCATGCTGAGGCGGATCAGGATGATATGGATACCTTGCTGACCTTACTGGGGACCGCTGGACTGACCTTTATGATGGGGGTGCCGGGAGCTGATGACATCATGCTTAATTATCAAAGTACGTCGTTTCATGATGCGTTGTATATCCGGCAATTGCTCGGTCTGAAACATGCACCAGAGTTTGGTCTGTGGCTAGAGAAAATGAATATTATGGATGCTCAGGGGCGCTTGCGTGATACCGCGGCCAATCATCCGTTATTAGCACAGTTGCCACCTATGGGGGCATTCTGA
- a CDS encoding nucleoside/nucleotide kinase family protein, producing MRVELNINGLQNSAHFPDRDITHLHLPLLASLSQQQQQLQRRMVVFLCAPPGTGKSTLATFWQWLSQRDTTLTPVQCLPMDGFHHYNHYLDAHQLRSKKGAPETFDLPKLRQAIHSLQQPGATWPAYDRRLHDPVEDAIIVDAPIIVLEGNWLLLQQPGWQQLKALADYTIYINAAPELLRDRLIERKIRGGLSPQQAEDFYLATDGPNVFKVLQFSQPADCHLVMDSDMSYHKA from the coding sequence ATGAGAGTGGAACTTAACATTAATGGGCTACAGAACAGCGCGCATTTTCCCGACCGCGATATTACTCATCTGCATCTGCCACTATTAGCCTCACTGTCTCAGCAACAACAGCAGCTTCAGCGCCGCATGGTGGTTTTTTTATGCGCGCCACCCGGTACCGGTAAATCCACCCTCGCCACATTTTGGCAATGGCTTTCCCAACGTGACACCACTCTAACACCGGTACAATGTCTGCCTATGGACGGCTTTCACCACTACAATCACTACCTTGATGCCCACCAGTTACGCAGTAAAAAGGGAGCACCAGAAACCTTTGATTTGCCTAAGCTACGTCAGGCTATCCACAGCTTGCAGCAACCTGGAGCGACCTGGCCTGCCTATGACCGCCGGTTACATGACCCGGTTGAAGATGCCATTATTGTCGACGCACCGATTATCGTGCTGGAGGGCAATTGGTTATTACTGCAACAACCCGGTTGGCAGCAGTTGAAAGCACTGGCTGATTACACTATTTATATTAATGCCGCCCCAGAATTACTGCGGGATCGCCTGATTGAGCGCAAGATCCGTGGCGGTTTATCGCCACAACAGGCCGAGGATTTTTACCTCGCCACTGACGGCCCTAATGTGTTCAAGGTATTGCAGTTCAGCCAGCCCGCCGACTGTCATTTAGTGATGGATAGCGATATGAGTTACCACAAAGCCTGA
- a CDS encoding PTS mannitol transporter subunit IIBC (CmtA with CmtB possibly forms the mannitol-like permease component of the cryptic mannitol phosphotransferase system, which phosphorylates and transports various carbohydrates and polyhydric alcohols in Escherichia coli; cytoplasmic protein): protein MANKSIRAKVQSFGGFLTAMVIPNIGAFIAWGFITALFIPTGWTPNEHFGKLVGPMITYLLPLMIGSTGGHLIGGKRGAVMGGIGTMGVIVGADIPMFIGAMVMGPLGGYLIKHIDKRLEKHIPAGFEMVINNFSLGISGMLLCLLAYEVIGPAVMEANNLVKQGIEALVSTGFLPLLAVINEPAKVLFLNNAIDQGIYYPLGMQETAIHGKSIYFMVASNPGPGLGILLAFSLFGKGMSKKSAPGAMIIHFLGGIHELYFPYVLMKPLMIIAMIAGAMSGIYVFELLGAGLVAGPSPGSIFAYLALTPRGGFLATCAGVFTGTAVSFLVGSIILKMDKATSEESFEESQTAMKNLKAEGILANHLNNDHPVRLIAFVCDAGMGSSAMGATTFRKKLEKAGYPIAVKHYAIENIPTDADIIVTHASLEGRAQGVTDKPLILIKNYLGDQALDILFEQLTTSDKPKESV, encoded by the coding sequence ATGGCTAATAAATCAATACGCGCCAAAGTACAATCCTTTGGCGGTTTTCTAACAGCAATGGTAATACCTAATATTGGGGCTTTTATTGCATGGGGGTTTATCACTGCATTATTTATCCCGACTGGATGGACGCCGAACGAACACTTCGGCAAGTTGGTCGGCCCGATGATTACCTACCTGCTACCGTTAATGATTGGTTCTACCGGTGGGCATTTGATTGGGGGTAAACGCGGGGCCGTGATGGGCGGTATTGGCACTATGGGGGTTATTGTTGGTGCTGATATTCCGATGTTTATCGGCGCGATGGTGATGGGGCCACTAGGGGGTTATTTAATTAAACATATCGATAAGCGATTGGAGAAACACATTCCAGCCGGTTTCGAGATGGTAATTAATAATTTCTCCCTCGGTATCAGCGGCATGTTGCTCTGCCTACTGGCCTATGAAGTGATCGGCCCGGCGGTGATGGAGGCGAATAATCTGGTCAAACAAGGCATCGAAGCACTGGTGTCTACTGGCTTCTTACCCCTACTGGCGGTGATTAATGAACCTGCCAAAGTGCTGTTCCTGAATAATGCCATCGACCAGGGAATCTATTACCCACTGGGAATGCAGGAAACTGCTATCCACGGCAAATCAATTTACTTTATGGTCGCCTCAAATCCAGGGCCAGGGTTAGGTATTCTGCTGGCTTTCTCACTATTTGGCAAAGGTATGAGTAAGAAGTCAGCACCCGGCGCGATGATTATTCATTTCCTCGGCGGTATCCACGAGCTCTATTTCCCTTATGTTCTTATGAAACCACTGATGATCATTGCCATGATCGCTGGTGCCATGAGTGGCATATATGTCTTTGAATTATTAGGTGCTGGCCTGGTTGCAGGTCCGAGTCCTGGTTCTATCTTCGCGTATCTGGCATTAACCCCTCGCGGTGGTTTCCTAGCTACCTGTGCGGGTGTCTTTACCGGTACTGCAGTTTCGTTCTTGGTGGGTTCCATCATCTTGAAAATGGACAAAGCCACCAGCGAAGAGAGCTTTGAAGAGTCGCAAACCGCCATGAAGAATCTAAAAGCCGAGGGCATATTGGCCAATCACCTCAACAATGATCATCCGGTACGGTTGATAGCCTTTGTCTGCGATGCCGGGATGGGGTCCAGCGCCATGGGAGCAACCACGTTTAGAAAAAAACTGGAGAAAGCCGGTTACCCGATTGCGGTAAAACATTACGCCATCGAAAACATTCCAACCGATGCTGACATCATTGTTACCCACGCCAGCCTTGAAGGCAGAGCACAGGGCGTGACGGACAAGCCATTGATTCTAATTAAAAATTATCTTGGCGACCAGGCTCTGGATATTTTATTCGAGCAATTGACTACAAGTGATAAGCCAAAGGAATCAGTATGA
- a CDS encoding transcriptional regulator, translating into MTALTEDDVLERLASPENLNDFLLNANEILFQGIKSLLPYLFINNDEDIQEYAVKPLLAKSGPLDSLDVSLRLIYALGQITKAVYADILLFSQLSEHLQKTGDITEFHDDIVYEFMGNLNAVTQNKTLFQMIEKMKFSDFTIFNQTRYGNMVKTGLTLAVTSLLQELTYESGT; encoded by the coding sequence ATGACTGCATTAACTGAAGATGACGTACTCGAAAGGCTCGCCAGCCCTGAAAATCTCAATGATTTTCTGCTGAATGCCAATGAGATCTTATTTCAGGGTATTAAAAGCCTTCTGCCCTATTTATTTATCAATAATGATGAAGATATTCAGGAATACGCCGTCAAGCCTTTATTAGCCAAGTCAGGCCCACTGGACAGTCTGGATGTTTCTTTGCGCTTAATTTATGCGTTGGGGCAAATAACAAAAGCGGTTTATGCCGATATTTTGTTATTTTCTCAGCTCAGTGAGCATTTGCAGAAAACCGGAGATATTACTGAGTTTCATGACGATATCGTTTATGAATTTATGGGTAATCTCAATGCCGTGACCCAGAATAAAACCTTATTTCAAATGATTGAAAAGATGAAGTTTTCTGACTTCACCATTTTTAATCAGACCCGCTACGGGAATATGGTGAAAACCGGGCTGACGTTGGCAGTGACGTCATTATTACAGGAACTGACTTATGAGAGTGGAACTTAA